The proteins below come from a single uncultured Carboxylicivirga sp. genomic window:
- a CDS encoding TonB-dependent receptor produces the protein MKTNPFCHKLHYCSLQKLTFKLLFVICFLSYTAVSVYASDNISSNIQVDEITVTGKVTDQTGSSIPGVTVAVKDKNVGTITDIDGNYILSNVPSGSVLVFSFVGMKTQEVNVENNTQINVVLEDEFIGLDEIVAVGYGIQRREDVTSSIASVKSKDFVKVPTPDAAQLVRGQIAGVSVITPDANPLSTSQISLRGVTTLSSGSGPLILIDGIPGAINTVSPNDIEQIDVLKDGSAAAIYGTRGTNGVILITTKKNRGEIEPSIEVNSYISTQKIIKKLPMMTTAQYREKVALGKPGAIDQGADIDWVDEILQSPFSQTYSVNLKGGSSKTSYIASFDYTSNEGIVKRSKVDMIFPRLNVIHRMFDDKLKIDASVSGYHRNYGIPYNNGVYQNALIYNPTTPIKDENGNWTESAREMYENPMALLNETKGENKTTNLRMYSAVTYSPIDGLDIKYLASRETYYHFGGYYETKQHRSNVIMGKNGFASRSTNRSQNDLMELTAQYNKLFKEVHSFSMLAGYSWTNNNYQYAYMDNYDFPSDDYTYNNMGLGAALKDGSAAQNSTQSENKLVGYFGRVNYNFRSKYYVSASVRYEGSSKFGDDHKWGTFPAVTVGWNIKEESFLKGVNVFTLLKLRAGFGVTGTEPGSPYLSLNKLNLGGYGYYNGEWVNLLRPGSNPNPDLRWEKKEETNIGLDFGFLKDRITGSVDVYQRDTKDLIWGYTVPVPPYLYSNITANAGSIRNKGIEVALNFVPVTNEHLRWNSNINFSSNRSELTALSSGKYISSGYADAGNTLAPIQQPTHRIQEGQPIGNFYGYKSIDIDADGHWIIEGEDGNPKPIVDQQPTDKKVIGNGLPKAYLNFNNSVTYKQFDLGVTMRGAFGFQILNMPEMNYAVPVNLGQGNIMEKAYDNVYGKRPLADDQELQYVSYYVQDGDYWKIDNVTIGFSPNLKKEGWVKGLRIYGSVSNLAVFTKYSGIDPEVNVQGLTPGTDDRYRYPSARTFTLGINLNL, from the coding sequence ATGAAAACAAATCCTTTCTGTCACAAATTACATTATTGTAGTTTGCAAAAACTGACATTTAAATTACTATTTGTAATATGCTTCTTATCATATACAGCAGTTTCGGTATATGCCTCAGACAATATTTCATCAAATATTCAGGTAGATGAGATTACTGTTACGGGTAAAGTAACTGATCAAACAGGATCATCAATTCCGGGAGTTACAGTTGCGGTTAAAGATAAAAATGTTGGTACAATTACCGATATTGATGGTAATTATATATTAAGCAATGTACCTTCAGGTTCTGTTTTAGTGTTTTCGTTTGTAGGAATGAAAACTCAAGAAGTGAACGTCGAAAATAATACACAAATAAATGTTGTTTTAGAAGATGAGTTTATTGGTTTAGATGAAATTGTTGCTGTTGGATATGGAATTCAACGTAGGGAAGATGTAACCAGTTCTATTGCAAGTGTAAAATCCAAAGACTTTGTTAAAGTTCCTACTCCAGATGCTGCCCAACTTGTTAGAGGGCAAATTGCCGGAGTATCGGTAATTACACCTGATGCAAACCCCTTATCAACCTCTCAAATATCATTAAGAGGTGTTACCACATTAAGTTCAGGTAGTGGGCCGTTAATTCTTATTGATGGAATTCCAGGTGCAATTAATACCGTATCTCCTAATGATATTGAACAGATTGATGTGCTTAAAGATGGTTCGGCAGCAGCTATTTACGGAACCAGAGGTACTAATGGTGTAATATTAATTACCACCAAAAAGAATCGCGGAGAAATTGAGCCATCTATTGAAGTAAATTCATATATATCAACTCAAAAGATTATCAAAAAGCTTCCGATGATGACTACAGCTCAATATCGCGAAAAAGTAGCATTAGGAAAGCCGGGTGCTATAGATCAGGGAGCTGATATTGATTGGGTAGACGAAATTTTACAGAGTCCATTTAGTCAAACATATAGTGTTAATCTAAAAGGTGGATCAAGCAAAACAAGCTACATTGCCAGTTTTGATTATACTTCGAATGAAGGTATTGTAAAGCGTTCAAAAGTGGATATGATTTTCCCTCGTTTGAATGTGATACATCGTATGTTTGATGATAAATTAAAAATTGATGCCAGCGTAAGTGGTTATCACCGTAATTATGGTATCCCTTATAATAATGGAGTTTATCAAAATGCACTAATATATAATCCAACTACACCAATTAAAGATGAAAATGGTAATTGGACTGAGAGTGCGCGCGAAATGTATGAAAACCCAATGGCTCTTTTAAACGAAACAAAAGGAGAAAACAAGACTACCAATCTAAGAATGTATTCTGCCGTTACTTATAGTCCAATTGATGGTTTGGATATTAAATATTTGGCCTCAAGAGAAACCTATTATCATTTTGGCGGATACTACGAAACAAAGCAGCATAGGTCGAATGTAATTATGGGTAAAAATGGATTTGCTTCCCGATCTACAAACCGCAGTCAGAATGACTTGATGGAACTTACTGCTCAATACAATAAGTTGTTTAAAGAGGTGCATAGCTTTTCGATGCTGGCTGGTTATAGCTGGACAAACAACAACTATCAGTATGCTTATATGGATAATTATGATTTTCCTAGTGATGATTATACCTATAACAATATGGGATTAGGAGCGGCATTAAAAGATGGTTCTGCTGCTCAAAATTCAACCCAATCCGAAAACAAGTTGGTTGGGTATTTCGGAAGAGTTAATTATAATTTTAGAAGCAAGTATTATGTTTCGGCAAGTGTAAGATACGAGGGATCATCTAAGTTTGGTGATGATCATAAGTGGGGTACATTCCCGGCAGTTACTGTAGGGTGGAATATTAAAGAGGAGTCTTTTCTTAAAGGTGTAAATGTATTTACCCTATTGAAATTGCGTGCCGGATTTGGTGTAACAGGAACTGAGCCTGGTAGTCCTTACTTATCATTGAATAAATTAAACCTTGGAGGTTATGGATATTATAATGGCGAATGGGTGAATTTACTTCGTCCGGGTTCAAATCCAAATCCTGATTTAAGATGGGAAAAGAAGGAAGAAACAAATATTGGACTTGATTTTGGATTTCTTAAAGATAGAATTACTGGTAGTGTAGATGTATATCAACGAGATACAAAAGATTTAATTTGGGGTTATACAGTTCCGGTACCTCCTTATTTATATTCCAATATAACAGCTAATGCAGGTTCTATCCGAAATAAAGGTATTGAAGTGGCGTTAAATTTTGTACCGGTTACCAACGAGCATCTAAGATGGAACTCAAACATCAATTTTTCTTCAAACCGAAGTGAATTAACTGCTCTATCAAGCGGTAAATACATCTCTTCAGGTTATGCCGATGCCGGTAATACTTTAGCTCCAATTCAGCAGCCTACGCATCGTATTCAGGAAGGTCAACCTATTGGTAATTTTTACGGATATAAATCAATTGATATTGATGCCGATGGTCATTGGATAATTGAAGGTGAAGATGGAAACCCAAAACCAATTGTTGATCAGCAACCAACCGATAAAAAAGTTATAGGTAATGGATTGCCAAAGGCATATTTAAACTTTAATAATTCGGTTACTTATAAGCAATTTGATTTAGGCGTAACAATGCGAGGTGCTTTTGGATTCCAGATTCTTAATATGCCTGAAATGAATTATGCTGTACCAGTAAACTTAGGTCAGGGTAATATTATGGAAAAAGCCTATGATAATGTATATGGCAAAAGACCATTGGCGGATGATCAGGAACTTCAGTATGTAAGTTACTATGTGCAAGATGGTGATTATTGGAAAATAGATAATGTTACCATCGGTTTTTCTCCAAACCTCAAAAAAGAAGGTTGGGTTAAAGGTTTGAGAATTTATGGCAGTGTTTCAAATTTAGCTGTGTTTACGAAGTATTCTGGTATCGATCCAGAGGTAAATGTTCAAGGTTTAACACCTGGTACCGATGATAGATATCGCTATCCTTCAGCCAGAACATTCACACTTGGTATTAATTTGAACTTATAA
- a CDS encoding DUF3160 domain-containing protein, which produces MNRFLLIVMVAFLCSCGGKKSSTKEKQNKVEVKPEQPKKQHLEKSGIIDNNNELIIEALKDSFDLNFDISQLSLSDVRILRNSFAAKQGYCFMKADLRGVFGTTSWYNQRMEDRFWSEEEGSNDISPIEYSIEEQDFIDKLRAREDELISQNYIVKDETTKPNINNIINIFQLESAHSTLMSKLANNGFAIVPNSNIQLFHVYEQNDYQQFPSFVTTDMYMQLFHMYFGYLLRTTEEQMFIPLLQDICYKMYLNMNELALNSTSDETKRLAAFNSTYYAIAYSALLDTNLVVPSAYQTMYKAELKHIEDVNDDFSEFLGYTDVYFPYSIFKPRGHYTRNNHLKKYFKAMMWLQTAPFCLDDDTQLKCATLSVAAMNKTGLFKKYKAILEPLNFIIGQPDNISFQDIADVLQKTSLDAEFLMEDTVTLGVLRYNLQQIAKSKNRIKPKQAISCVDKINFMPQRYLSDNEILQELVDVQSSICKRPFPKGLDVMAAFGSESAKKLIQKEENESWELYPEKLSALQKQMSTVNWDKTVYNKWIYSLLELQKKKSDYPYFMQSYQWEKKNLNSSLASWAELKHDAILYAEQPMAAECGGGGPPEPITVGYVEPNTAYWNAVIELLDLTSDVFQRNGIYNESISRVTTQMKENAKFLLSVSQKELKGENLTNQEYGRIEYIGSTFEWITLDLVKEENQYLEGWHNVEGPDKSVAVVADIYTSNAENNPDPGVLHVATGNVNDIYVVVEIEGYLYLTKGAVFSYYEFSELPGNRLTDEEWQSRLERNMEPEMPHWMKEIMVPIAPPKTNQKIFYSSGC; this is translated from the coding sequence ATGAATAGATTTTTACTTATTGTAATGGTGGCATTCCTTTGTAGTTGTGGAGGAAAGAAGTCATCAACCAAAGAGAAACAAAACAAGGTGGAAGTAAAACCTGAGCAGCCTAAGAAACAACATCTGGAAAAGTCGGGCATTATTGATAATAATAATGAACTTATAATAGAAGCTTTAAAAGATAGTTTTGATCTTAACTTTGATATTTCACAACTAAGTCTTTCTGATGTTAGAATTTTAAGAAATTCGTTTGCTGCCAAACAAGGATATTGTTTTATGAAAGCTGACCTGCGAGGTGTATTTGGAACTACCAGCTGGTACAATCAACGGATGGAAGACCGTTTTTGGTCTGAAGAGGAAGGAAGTAATGATATTTCACCGATAGAATATTCGATTGAAGAACAAGATTTTATAGATAAACTCAGAGCCAGAGAAGATGAACTTATAAGTCAGAACTATATTGTAAAAGATGAAACTACAAAACCAAACATTAATAATATCATTAATATCTTTCAGTTAGAAAGTGCTCATTCAACGCTAATGTCAAAGCTTGCTAACAATGGGTTTGCAATTGTACCCAATAGCAATATTCAGCTTTTCCATGTATATGAACAAAACGATTATCAGCAATTCCCCAGTTTTGTAACAACAGATATGTATATGCAACTTTTCCATATGTACTTTGGATATTTGTTGCGTACCACCGAAGAGCAAATGTTTATTCCCTTATTGCAGGATATATGTTATAAAATGTATTTAAATATGAATGAATTGGCTCTGAATAGTACGAGCGACGAAACTAAAAGACTAGCTGCATTTAATAGTACTTATTATGCCATTGCTTATTCAGCTTTATTGGATACAAACCTGGTTGTACCATCAGCATATCAAACAATGTACAAAGCGGAGTTAAAGCATATTGAGGATGTTAATGATGATTTTTCTGAGTTTCTGGGCTATACCGATGTTTATTTCCCATATAGTATCTTTAAGCCAAGAGGTCATTATACCCGAAACAATCATCTTAAAAAATATTTTAAAGCAATGATGTGGTTGCAGACAGCACCTTTTTGCTTAGACGATGATACCCAGCTTAAATGTGCTACACTAAGTGTTGCTGCAATGAACAAAACGGGATTGTTTAAGAAATATAAAGCCATCTTAGAACCACTTAATTTTATTATTGGTCAGCCTGATAATATATCATTTCAGGATATTGCTGATGTACTGCAGAAAACATCGCTGGATGCTGAGTTTCTAATGGAAGATACCGTTACTTTAGGTGTTTTAAGGTATAATCTGCAACAAATTGCAAAGAGTAAAAATCGCATCAAACCTAAGCAAGCTATAAGTTGTGTTGATAAAATCAATTTTATGCCACAACGATATCTTTCTGATAACGAAATATTGCAGGAGTTGGTTGATGTACAAAGCAGTATTTGTAAACGACCTTTTCCTAAAGGTTTGGATGTAATGGCAGCATTTGGAAGTGAATCGGCCAAAAAACTAATTCAAAAAGAGGAGAATGAGAGTTGGGAGTTATATCCGGAGAAACTGTCTGCTTTGCAGAAACAAATGTCAACTGTTAATTGGGATAAAACGGTTTATAATAAATGGATATACAGTCTTTTAGAGCTTCAGAAGAAAAAGTCGGATTATCCTTATTTTATGCAATCGTACCAATGGGAAAAGAAAAATCTAAACTCCTCGCTGGCTTCATGGGCTGAGTTAAAACATGATGCAATATTGTATGCCGAGCAACCAATGGCTGCTGAGTGTGGTGGTGGTGGTCCTCCTGAACCTATTACCGTTGGCTATGTCGAACCCAATACGGCCTATTGGAATGCAGTTATTGAGTTACTGGATTTAACAAGTGATGTATTTCAAAGAAATGGAATTTATAACGAATCGATTTCACGTGTTACAACACAGATGAAAGAGAATGCTAAGTTTTTATTATCGGTTAGCCAAAAAGAATTAAAAGGAGAGAATCTTACTAATCAGGAATATGGAAGGATTGAATACATAGGGAGTACATTTGAATGGATAACACTTGATCTGGTAAAAGAGGAAAATCAATATCTGGAAGGATGGCATAATGTTGAAGGGCCTGATAAATCGGTCGCTGTAGTAGCTGATATATATACTTCAAATGCGGAAAATAATCCCGATCCGGGAGTTTTACATGTTGCCACAGGAAATGTAAATGATATTTATGTAGTAGTTGAAATTGAAGGGTATTTGTATTTGACCAAAGGAGCTGTGTTTAGCTATTATGAGTTTAGTGAGCTGCCGGGTAATCGATTAACTGATGAAGAATGGCAATCAAGGTTAGAACGGAATATGGAACCTGAGATGCCCCATTGGATGAAAGAAATTATGGTTCCTATTGCTCCACCTAAAACCAATCAAAAAATATTCTACAGTTCAGGTTGTTAA
- a CDS encoding CapA family protein, whose translation MKFINRIMTMITILFVMDGCYLAESKSSITLTFVGDLLLDRGVKERINRFGVDALFDSTIDSLFSASDLVMANLECPATRIWQPINKKYIFQADPALLTSLKKHGITHLNMANNHSMDQGRRGLVDTHKNIISADITPTGYGDSYIEACYPQLISNYPRKVFLLSSVLVPSENWTFLPNEPSVCEATVDELSQSIVDLRKMFSQCVIVIQVHWGAEHTLTPMTLQKQQAHKLIDAGADVIIGHHSHTIQTIENYKGKPIYYSIGNFIFDQSKSINSKGMAVNIDITKYGISIKDREFNIEKCKPRLVN comes from the coding sequence ATGAAATTCATAAATAGAATAATGACGATGATAACCATCCTGTTTGTAATGGATGGTTGTTATTTAGCCGAAAGTAAATCATCCATTACTCTCACTTTTGTGGGAGATCTATTGTTAGACAGAGGTGTTAAAGAACGTATCAACCGCTTTGGGGTAGATGCTTTATTCGATTCAACAATTGATTCTCTCTTCTCAGCAAGTGATCTCGTAATGGCCAATTTAGAGTGTCCGGCAACAAGAATTTGGCAGCCGATTAATAAGAAGTATATTTTTCAGGCTGATCCGGCTTTATTAACATCACTAAAAAAGCATGGTATTACACATTTAAATATGGCCAATAATCATTCAATGGATCAAGGGAGACGGGGGCTTGTAGATACGCATAAAAATATAATTTCAGCAGACATTACACCAACAGGATATGGGGATAGCTACATAGAGGCGTGCTATCCTCAATTAATAAGTAATTATCCACGCAAAGTATTTTTATTATCGTCCGTTCTGGTACCTTCAGAGAATTGGACGTTTTTACCCAATGAACCTAGTGTTTGTGAAGCCACTGTTGATGAACTTTCCCAATCAATTGTGGATCTCCGAAAAATGTTTTCACAATGTGTAATTGTCATTCAAGTGCATTGGGGAGCAGAACATACCTTAACTCCTATGACATTGCAGAAGCAGCAGGCACATAAACTAATTGATGCAGGGGCGGATGTAATTATCGGGCATCATTCCCACACAATTCAAACAATTGAAAATTACAAAGGAAAGCCCATTTATTACAGTATTGGAAATTTCATATTTGATCAATCGAAGTCTATTAATAGCAAAGGCATGGCTGTTAATATTGATATAACTAAGTATGGCATTTCAATTAAGGATCGAGAGTTTAATATTGAAAAATGTAAGCCTCGCTTAGTTAACTAG
- a CDS encoding RagB/SusD family nutrient uptake outer membrane protein, whose product MKNNKFNSIYILLLSVILFAGCDNSLDEIVYSDITEKTYNYTLNDFAPNIVGAYAAMYENDVFGRWQTQELTGCCIALPANVTGWDDGGVYKKLMFHTWNSEATQISQLWDKSYRGVILCNSAISRLENNIIPAPSEDERLAAIAELRALRAYYFWMICDNFGDAPLVITTSQELPEKNTRQEIYDFIVDELTEVIPDLSEVQGAELYGRFNKWAAKTLLANIYLNAEVYTGVAKWNECIQQCNDIINSGKCELSPNYKDPFKIEGSETSKEVLFTIPYDYDRGIVGNFLFMNSWHSELQKKYETVYPPNAAGGPKGITQFIDTYQDGDTRLQDSWLMGQQYDADGNMLYGIYDKAGEPLVFSKDLPDGKYTNEMEGYRMGKYEIAVGSQWSADSDIPLFRYSEVLLMKAECLLRTGQAGAGAIVTEVRNRAFTENPALATVTDEQLKENSAFQWGEVENYQITTPGDQAPVAFGRMFDEWNWEFAWEGYTRRNMIRFGVFTSKSWLSHEPNGDYRKVFPIPESVVTSNPLLEQNPNY is encoded by the coding sequence ATGAAAAATAATAAATTCAATAGCATATATATCTTATTACTATCGGTGATTTTGTTTGCCGGATGTGATAATAGTTTGGATGAAATCGTTTATTCAGATATAACAGAAAAAACCTATAATTATACACTTAATGATTTTGCACCCAATATTGTAGGCGCTTACGCTGCTATGTACGAAAACGATGTCTTTGGACGATGGCAAACACAAGAGTTAACCGGTTGCTGTATAGCTTTACCAGCCAATGTAACCGGATGGGATGATGGAGGTGTTTATAAAAAGCTAATGTTCCACACATGGAATTCGGAAGCAACACAAATTAGTCAGTTATGGGATAAAAGCTACCGAGGAGTAATTTTGTGTAACAGTGCTATCAGTCGTCTGGAAAACAATATTATTCCAGCTCCATCAGAAGATGAAAGACTTGCTGCTATTGCTGAATTAAGAGCACTTAGAGCATATTATTTCTGGATGATTTGTGATAATTTTGGTGATGCACCTTTGGTTATAACAACTTCGCAAGAACTACCAGAAAAGAATACACGTCAGGAAATATATGATTTTATTGTTGATGAATTAACTGAAGTAATACCAGATTTAAGTGAAGTTCAGGGGGCTGAATTATATGGCCGATTTAATAAGTGGGCTGCTAAAACATTGTTGGCTAATATTTATTTAAACGCCGAAGTTTATACTGGTGTTGCTAAGTGGAATGAGTGTATTCAACAGTGTAATGATATTATTAATAGTGGTAAATGCGAATTATCACCCAATTACAAAGATCCATTTAAAATAGAAGGATCAGAGACTTCTAAAGAGGTGTTGTTTACTATTCCTTACGATTATGACAGAGGTATTGTTGGTAATTTCCTTTTTATGAACTCATGGCACTCAGAACTTCAAAAGAAATATGAAACAGTTTATCCTCCTAATGCGGCTGGAGGTCCCAAAGGTATTACTCAGTTTATTGATACTTACCAGGATGGAGATACTCGTTTGCAAGATTCATGGTTAATGGGGCAGCAGTATGATGCAGATGGTAATATGTTGTATGGAATATACGATAAAGCCGGAGAACCTCTTGTTTTTAGCAAAGACTTACCCGATGGTAAATATACCAATGAAATGGAAGGCTACAGAATGGGTAAATATGAAATTGCAGTGGGTTCGCAATGGAGTGCCGATAGTGATATTCCGCTCTTTAGATATTCCGAAGTTTTATTAATGAAAGCCGAATGTTTGTTACGAACAGGACAGGCAGGAGCAGGAGCAATAGTAACTGAAGTGAGAAACAGAGCTTTTACAGAAAACCCTGCGTTGGCAACCGTTACAGATGAGCAATTAAAAGAAAACTCTGCATTCCAATGGGGTGAAGTTGAAAATTATCAGATTACAACTCCTGGAGATCAGGCTCCTGTTGCATTTGGACGTATGTTTGACGAATGGAACTGGGAATTTGCTTGGGAAGGTTATACTCGACGAAATATGATTCGTTTTGGAGTATTTACGTCCAAAAGTTGGTTATCTCATGAGCCTAATGGAGATTATCGTAAAGTATTTCCAATTCCGGAAAGTGTAGTTACTTCAAACCCTTTATTAGAGCAAAATCCTAATTATTAA
- a CDS encoding two-component regulator propeller domain-containing protein, with product MTLKIQTTSSVQFCLNIIIVFSLVHFSSSAQNISIRDIPSQDKLPVNAIHRIFQDSEGYMWYGTFNGLCRYDGYSIKTLRSDFYNPNLLKDNYITYINEDHENKIWFGTFKGAYTLDKETYELKSIDLGNQSDKWIYSINVTNDGNIWASVAGTLFRLNSNGELLKKYDLTINGIARSVFFVYEDNNNNILISLTGGGMYKLNNTLNSFEPYFTNSEYTDIERIIWDETHQCYWLGTWGKGIVRFNPDAKSKDEQYVAQPLPIDIKGEPVAQLFHMVRDDVLQYLWVTTTKNIFAFRITENAKLEQVDTSPFLGTSNRMLYEIFKDKFGKMWVSSFDEESFIIDIHDNFIKRYPLTGLQERINANPAIVSLYEDEGVFWLSQDRYGLCLYDIKHGLLKHFSECKEVKDLPLMDVALIKGSRAANQIWTTLYNTEVIGLKRSKMEMEVNKHLYLNTLSKNAGYISAFYEDDKDNLWIGTTTSIFVYHIKDDELQLITQDIGDVRDIIKTGDGRIWVLLNNKGIYAIDSDYKSTLFDFKKDFICADATSDGQLWVGTGKGEVLLFNPLTQQLEDYSKRCGLNGDIINSIIVDQLNHVWITTNQSVKEYNPQNGAFRRYSTNNPDFLLTRLLPGSTYFDGTENIYFGGISGIISIPPTQRLEGIPENIETHISDIKIMGTSIWDHPEVQKVSDKILYLNPNDRNLEIEFTSLDFHNLDQVRYTYQLEGVDDNWVYTGEGKNAAFYNQLAKGDYIFKVKATDKNGLWSKKVTELHVVRLPAWYESWWAFLLYFVLIACLLAYIMFVSRRRIELRTSEKWADSAEMVKMHSYIENSKNDISPEFEEFDKVLIDKASKIVVDHLGDSKFNVEALASEMNMSRSTLSRKIKLITGDTSFQFIKKIKMHHACFMLTNKTAKVSDVMISLGYNDYKNFTESFKSIYGISPSEYQKAQNQNE from the coding sequence ATGACGCTGAAAATACAAACAACTAGTTCGGTACAATTTTGCTTAAATATCATAATTGTTTTTTCTCTTGTTCATTTTAGTTCAAGCGCACAAAATATTTCTATCAGAGATATACCATCTCAAGATAAATTACCGGTTAATGCAATACATCGTATCTTTCAGGATAGTGAGGGATATATGTGGTATGGTACTTTTAACGGATTATGCCGTTATGATGGCTATAGTATAAAAACTCTTCGTTCCGATTTTTATAACCCTAACCTGTTAAAAGATAATTATATAACCTATATCAATGAAGATCATGAAAATAAAATTTGGTTTGGAACATTTAAAGGCGCTTATACTTTAGATAAGGAAACATATGAATTAAAATCCATTGATTTGGGCAACCAATCCGACAAATGGATTTACTCTATAAATGTAACCAATGATGGAAATATTTGGGCTAGTGTAGCCGGTACGTTATTCAGATTAAATTCTAATGGAGAGCTTTTAAAAAAATACGATCTTACTATTAATGGAATAGCACGAAGTGTGTTTTTTGTTTATGAGGATAACAATAATAATATACTAATCTCTCTTACCGGAGGTGGTATGTATAAACTTAATAACACATTAAATTCGTTTGAGCCATATTTTACAAATAGCGAGTATACAGATATAGAACGTATTATTTGGGATGAAACTCATCAGTGTTATTGGTTAGGAACCTGGGGTAAAGGAATTGTTCGTTTTAACCCGGATGCAAAATCGAAAGATGAACAATATGTGGCACAACCTCTTCCGATTGATATAAAAGGTGAACCTGTAGCTCAGCTATTTCATATGGTGCGCGATGACGTTTTACAATACCTTTGGGTTACTACAACTAAAAATATTTTTGCCTTCCGAATTACCGAGAATGCTAAGCTGGAGCAGGTTGATACTTCACCTTTTTTAGGTACTTCAAATAGAATGCTGTATGAGATCTTTAAAGATAAATTTGGCAAAATGTGGGTGTCATCCTTTGATGAGGAGAGTTTTATTATTGATATACATGATAATTTTATAAAAAGATACCCATTGACTGGATTGCAGGAAAGGATTAATGCAAATCCGGCAATAGTATCATTGTACGAAGATGAAGGTGTTTTTTGGTTATCACAAGACCGTTATGGACTTTGTTTATACGATATAAAACATGGATTACTAAAGCATTTTAGTGAATGTAAAGAGGTGAAAGATCTACCATTGATGGATGTAGCTCTCATCAAAGGATCTCGTGCTGCTAATCAAATTTGGACAACATTGTACAATACCGAGGTGATTGGTTTGAAGAGAAGTAAAATGGAGATGGAAGTTAATAAGCATCTTTACTTAAATACACTATCTAAAAATGCGGGTTATATATCAGCTTTTTATGAGGATGATAAAGATAATTTATGGATTGGAACGACAACCAGTATATTTGTTTATCATATAAAGGATGATGAGCTTCAATTGATTACACAAGACATAGGTGACGTTAGAGATATTATTAAAACGGGGGATGGGCGTATCTGGGTTTTATTAAATAATAAAGGTATTTACGCTATTGATTCTGATTATAAGTCTACATTGTTTGATTTTAAAAAAGATTTTATTTGTGCCGATGCAACGAGTGATGGGCAGTTATGGGTTGGGACAGGAAAAGGTGAAGTACTATTATTTAATCCGCTTACGCAACAATTGGAGGATTACAGTAAACGATGTGGATTAAACGGCGATATTATCAATAGTATTATTGTTGATCAGCTAAATCATGTTTGGATTACAACCAATCAGTCGGTGAAAGAATATAACCCTCAAAATGGTGCATTCAGAAGATATAGCACTAATAACCCTGATTTCTTATTAACACGATTATTACCAGGTTCAACATATTTTGATGGCACCGAAAATATTTATTTTGGTGGAATATCCGGAATAATATCAATACCTCCAACACAGCGTCTGGAAGGAATTCCGGAAAATATTGAAACACATATTAGCGATATTAAAATAATGGGTACAAGTATTTGGGATCATCCCGAAGTACAAAAAGTATCTGATAAGATATTATACCTTAATCCTAATGATCGGAATTTAGAAATTGAGTTTACCTCTCTCGATTTTCATAACCTCGACCAAGTACGATATACTTATCAATTAGAGGGGGTTGATGACAATTGGGTTTATACCGGAGAAGGTAAAAATGCAGCTTTTTATAACCAATTAGCTAAGGGTGATTATATCTTTAAAGTTAAAGCAACAGATAAAAATGGTTTATGGAGTAAAAAAGTAACGGAGTTACATGTAGTACGCTTACCGGCTTGGTACGAATCATGGTGGGCTTTTTTATTATACTTTGTGTTGATAGCTTGTTTGTTAGCTTATATTATGTTCGTTAGTCGTAGACGTATAGAACTCCGGACTAGTGAAAAATGGGCCGATAGTGCCGAAATGGTTAAAATGCATAGCTATATAGAGAATAGTAAAAATGATATCTCTCCTGAATTTGAAGAGTTTGACAAGGTTTTGATTGATAAAGCGTCTAAAATAGTTGTAGATCATTTAGGAGATTCAAAATTTAATGTAGAGGCCCTGGCATCAGAGATGAATATGTCCCGATCTACCTTATCACGAAAAATAAAATTGATAACTGGCGATACTTCCTTTCAGTTTATAAAAAAGATAAAAATGCATCATGCTTGTTTTATGTTGACAAATAAAACAGCAAAAGTTTCTGATGTAATGATCTCGTTAGGTTATAATGATTATAAAAACTTCACCGAATCATTCAAAAGTATATATGGTATTTCACCAAGTGAATATCAAAAAGCACAGAACCAAAATGAATAA